From one Gracilibacillus salinarum genomic stretch:
- a CDS encoding heparinase II/III family protein, with protein MSWRKQVLKKLRADAVRFEQEKVTEIDFRTYREFMTTGEREAYEKQYFYRRKRATTFGLMLYEFPDDKHVASLLENEIWQICNEFTWCLPAHMDQNREEQNYQKYQQMKHLAYTVDLFAAETAFMLAEMITMFKGKLDPFIEEKVAIEVDRRVFTPFKQETFHWERATHNWASVCGGSIGAAAIYLIENKEERRTILTRVNQTMNSYLSGFYQDGGCTEGYLYWQYGFGFFCYYADLLKKAEQINLFLDPKVKQIALFQEKIFLSGNHIVNFSDAPAQAAPQIGFTHYLHQQFLEVHLPDEDLAQTNIVDHCGRWAPAIRELQWYDASLKGSDWPEQNYYLKESAIFLSRNKKSCFAVKAGHNQEPHNHNDVGQLILYGKNQLFLRDLGAGQYNKDYFNHNRYQFICNSAEGHSVPVIDGIYQQEGEEYRGEFLKVEQADATDRVLIELSQAYPNDMRLLRELNWMHTEQSELQFIDTYQFTDSPESLVESFILADLPYKWYEDKCILVGDEVSMEIHYDSDFWQPAMERKYFINHSGEKEWFIHMLLTCKSIQPVIEAEFRFKLI; from the coding sequence ATGAGCTGGCGAAAGCAAGTACTCAAAAAGCTGCGAGCAGACGCTGTAAGGTTCGAACAGGAAAAAGTAACGGAGATTGATTTTCGAACATACCGGGAGTTTATGACGACTGGAGAACGTGAAGCATATGAAAAGCAATATTTCTACCGAAGAAAACGGGCTACAACGTTTGGTTTAATGCTGTATGAATTTCCGGATGACAAGCATGTCGCATCGTTATTGGAAAATGAAATTTGGCAAATTTGCAATGAATTTACCTGGTGTTTGCCAGCTCATATGGATCAAAACAGGGAAGAACAAAACTATCAAAAGTATCAGCAAATGAAGCATCTAGCATACACCGTTGACCTTTTTGCAGCTGAAACAGCCTTTATGCTAGCAGAAATGATAACCATGTTCAAAGGAAAGCTTGATCCTTTTATTGAAGAGAAAGTGGCGATTGAGGTGGATAGAAGAGTATTCACTCCATTCAAGCAAGAAACGTTTCATTGGGAAAGGGCTACCCACAATTGGGCTAGTGTATGTGGAGGATCAATTGGTGCCGCAGCTATTTATTTAATAGAAAATAAAGAAGAAAGGCGTACCATCCTTACTCGTGTCAACCAAACAATGAATAGTTATCTGTCCGGATTTTATCAGGATGGGGGATGTACAGAAGGTTATTTATACTGGCAGTACGGCTTTGGATTTTTTTGCTATTATGCCGATTTGTTAAAAAAGGCTGAACAGATCAACTTGTTTCTTGATCCGAAGGTTAAACAGATAGCGTTATTTCAAGAGAAAATCTTTTTATCAGGGAATCATATCGTTAATTTCTCTGATGCTCCTGCTCAAGCAGCACCACAGATTGGCTTTACTCATTATCTCCATCAGCAATTTCTTGAGGTTCATCTGCCTGACGAGGATTTGGCTCAGACTAATATTGTGGATCATTGTGGCAGATGGGCACCGGCAATTCGGGAATTGCAATGGTACGATGCCAGCCTTAAAGGGAGTGATTGGCCAGAACAAAACTATTACTTAAAGGAGTCCGCAATCTTTCTATCTCGTAATAAGAAGAGCTGTTTCGCTGTAAAAGCAGGACATAATCAGGAACCTCATAATCATAATGATGTCGGCCAATTGATTCTTTATGGTAAAAATCAATTATTTCTACGAGATTTAGGTGCTGGCCAATATAACAAAGATTATTTTAATCACAATCGTTATCAATTTATTTGTAATAGTGCAGAGGGGCATTCGGTTCCTGTGATCGACGGGATTTATCAGCAGGAAGGAGAGGAGTATCGAGGGGAATTCTTAAAGGTGGAACAAGCCGATGCAACTGATCGTGTGCTTATCGAATTAAGTCAAGCGTATCCTAATGATATGCGACTGTTACGAGAATTGAACTGGATGCATACGGAGCAGTCCGAACTTCAGTTCATCGATACTTATCAGTTTACTGATTCACCTGAATCGTTGGTAGAATCTTTCATTCTGGCTGATTTACCTTACAAATGGTATGAGGATAAATGTATATTAGTAGGTGATGAGGTAAGCATGGAAATCCATTATGATTCAGATTTTTGGCAGCCTGCAATGGAACGGAAATATTTTATCAATCATAGTGGAGAGAAAGAATGGTTTATTCATATGTTATTAACTTGTAAATCAATACAGCCAGTAATAGAGGCTGAATTCAGATTCAAACTTATTTAA
- a CDS encoding ABC transporter substrate-binding protein: MNVKSKAWMLLLGLVCIAILMTACNTGEDEPAASSDDASNEDTNSETNDSDEPVKIMFHTHGNEASYNWSETIPAFEEAHPNIDVELVILSEKGDTNEALQKLDLAASSGEQLDVLMFSDPASYAQRVDLGMVAPIDEFIEEEGFEVSEEYKVNTKLGDSYYALPGKFNPWYVLVNKDHLEEAGLEMPTDWTWDEFAEYAKQLTTDDHYGTYFHGPQNGGWMEYMKLALASKAENTEFLRADGSSNFTDPMLKKSLELRWQMEKEDKSATPYTDIMSQQLHYRDQFFNQDASLVTIGSWMNTELGGTDQFPLNFNVGVAPYPKNDEGDEGGYTPVTTDYMAVASSSEHKEAAYEFIRWYTTEGQIVQGKNIPSWNGVGDDELESIVTTILEDTNNPEKVDKEGLISVLKNSKASEIIPPAPYQAEIYEMVNEEYEKLIYEEQDIDATIEAMDQRANEIIENNQ, encoded by the coding sequence ATGAATGTAAAAAGCAAAGCATGGATGTTGTTACTAGGTTTGGTATGTATCGCTATCTTGATGACTGCTTGTAATACGGGGGAGGATGAGCCGGCTGCAAGCTCTGATGATGCGAGTAATGAAGATACAAATTCTGAAACAAATGATTCAGATGAGCCAGTTAAAATTATGTTTCACACGCATGGTAATGAAGCTTCCTACAATTGGTCAGAAACGATTCCGGCATTTGAAGAAGCCCACCCTAATATTGATGTGGAACTAGTCATTCTTAGTGAGAAAGGTGACACGAATGAAGCACTGCAGAAGCTGGATCTTGCAGCGTCCTCTGGTGAGCAGCTTGATGTGTTAATGTTTAGTGATCCAGCATCATATGCACAACGAGTAGATTTAGGTATGGTAGCACCAATTGATGAATTTATTGAAGAAGAAGGATTTGAAGTGAGTGAAGAGTATAAGGTAAACACCAAGCTAGGTGACAGCTATTACGCATTACCTGGAAAGTTTAACCCATGGTATGTACTGGTAAACAAAGACCATTTAGAAGAAGCTGGTCTTGAAATGCCAACTGACTGGACTTGGGATGAATTTGCCGAATATGCAAAACAGCTAACGACTGATGACCATTATGGTACGTACTTCCATGGCCCGCAAAATGGTGGCTGGATGGAATATATGAAACTAGCCTTAGCAAGTAAAGCTGAAAATACGGAATTTTTACGAGCGGATGGCAGCTCGAACTTTACTGACCCTATGTTAAAAAAATCATTAGAGCTTCGCTGGCAAATGGAGAAAGAAGATAAGTCCGCAACACCTTATACCGATATTATGTCACAGCAGCTGCATTATCGTGATCAGTTCTTTAATCAAGATGCCAGCCTCGTCACAATTGGAAGCTGGATGAATACGGAACTTGGTGGTACGGATCAATTCCCGTTAAACTTTAATGTAGGTGTTGCGCCATACCCTAAAAATGATGAGGGGGATGAAGGTGGTTATACACCGGTAACAACGGATTATATGGCGGTAGCATCCAGCTCTGAACACAAAGAGGCAGCGTATGAATTCATTCGCTGGTACACGACAGAAGGTCAAATTGTTCAAGGTAAAAATATTCCTTCATGGAATGGTGTAGGTGATGACGAATTAGAAAGTATTGTGACGACAATTCTTGAGGATACAAATAATCCAGAAAAAGTAGACAAAGAAGGACTAATTTCCGTTTTAAAAAATTCAAAAGCATCCGAAATTATTCCTCCTGCACCATATCAGGCTGAGATCTATGAAATGGTAAATGAAGAATACGAAAAATTGATTTATGAAGAGCAAGATATTGATGCCACGATAGAAGCGATGGATCAACGGGCTAACGAGATTATCGAAAATAATCAATAA
- a CDS encoding carbohydrate ABC transporter permease yields MVSTIILFFCSIAFLLPFIWMLSTSLKIEADVFKYPIEWIPSRWNGIANYQEVWFGEQPFYLYYWNSIKVAVLTTVISATVSALAAYGFSKVRFPAGSWLFLVVLATYMVPPQASLVPQFILYRYLGLFDTHIGLILLGSFSVLGTFMLRQFFIGIHNDFIDAAKIDGAGHWRIFWRIALPIVRPAVATYAILRFIWTWNDYQNPLIFLRTDALYTIQLAMQKFTTLNGSFYTLIMAAAVSAILPLLIVFILGQKHVIDGIALGGVKG; encoded by the coding sequence CTGGTGAGCACGATTATTTTATTCTTTTGCAGTATTGCCTTTTTACTTCCCTTCATTTGGATGTTATCAACGTCTTTAAAAATTGAGGCGGATGTATTTAAATATCCGATTGAATGGATTCCTTCCAGATGGAATGGCATTGCGAACTATCAGGAAGTATGGTTTGGTGAACAGCCATTTTATTTATATTATTGGAATTCAATCAAGGTAGCTGTGTTAACAACGGTTATTTCAGCAACGGTTTCTGCGTTAGCTGCGTATGGTTTCTCTAAAGTCCGATTTCCAGCAGGCAGTTGGCTGTTTTTGGTGGTATTAGCCACATACATGGTTCCTCCACAAGCAAGCCTGGTACCACAATTCATTTTATATCGTTATTTAGGATTGTTTGATACACATATTGGTTTGATTTTATTAGGAAGTTTTAGTGTACTGGGTACGTTTATGCTTCGGCAATTTTTCATAGGGATTCATAATGATTTTATTGATGCAGCAAAAATTGATGGAGCCGGCCACTGGCGGATCTTCTGGCGTATTGCCTTGCCAATTGTCAGACCAGCAGTTGCCACCTATGCGATTTTACGATTTATCTGGACATGGAATGACTATCAAAATCCGCTAATTTTCTTAAGAACGGATGCATTATATACGATTCAACTTGCCATGCAGAAATTTACGACATTGAATGGAAGTTTTTACACATTGATTATGGCAGCAGCTGTATCCGCTATACTGCCATTGCTAATCGTCTTTATACTTGGACAAAAACATGTTATTGATGGTATCGCTCTAGGTGGTGTGAAAGGATAG
- a CDS encoding sensor histidine kinase: MRALLRRLTSPSFRSKVFLASFICIGIPVILSLSIYSYLTRDAVEEQAMQNATKALDLTEENVSHILDDMLNVSNFVQIDSELNTILKNKSNMSLSALENQDYTGFLEDRQIQKTIEDITLLGEKSFVTILLENGKYYTNYTTAQFDPYSLYDEEWLNKLEKVNGYETYWSGVEPTMLQYEKIQNPYQLSVGKTLRSNNKEIYGYVIVTLLETKVRTVLMNKNESEELMLMDGNNTILSHQDPQQINNKAAFVAQLNPRQSSQIVELQGQKYVITQKELTFNDWKLVSKVPYKQATSNINSIFSKVFILLAVSFAVFFVILAYLMRRITKPLRYLERVVRKVQGGDLSVRSQVESKDEIGEFSQSLNNMLDRVNMMITEVSHTHKRKRKAELAMLQAQINPHFLFNVLNSIRMKVFRFGDKESAGMIQSLSKLLRWTIDNQDDQICFRDELGLIRDYVKLMNMRQKNKVTLLIECTDQTNDQMVPRFLLQPLIENAIIHGLNQGEGEIRIEADVNDYQFTILISDNGAGMSESALARVNNTFGNATNKTRAASHSGFSSIGMTNVYERLQLSYRKKPEMLVKSKEYVGTTIEIIIPLGGEEDVQGNVS; the protein is encoded by the coding sequence ATGAGGGCATTGTTACGGAGATTAACGTCTCCTTCTTTTCGTTCTAAAGTATTCCTTGCTTCCTTTATCTGTATCGGTATTCCTGTCATACTGTCCTTATCTATTTATAGTTACTTAACGAGAGATGCGGTGGAAGAGCAAGCCATGCAAAACGCGACGAAGGCATTGGATTTAACAGAAGAAAATGTTTCTCATATCTTAGATGATATGTTGAACGTTTCCAACTTTGTTCAGATCGATTCCGAATTAAACACAATTCTAAAAAACAAATCCAATATGTCCTTATCTGCTTTGGAAAATCAGGATTACACGGGCTTTTTAGAAGATCGTCAAATCCAAAAAACGATCGAAGATATTACACTGCTTGGCGAAAAGTCATTCGTAACGATTTTGCTGGAAAACGGTAAATATTATACTAATTATACGACTGCACAATTTGATCCATATTCTTTGTATGATGAAGAATGGCTTAACAAATTAGAGAAGGTAAACGGCTATGAAACATACTGGTCCGGAGTAGAGCCAACGATGCTGCAATACGAAAAAATCCAGAATCCTTATCAGCTTTCAGTCGGAAAAACGTTAAGAAGTAACAATAAAGAAATTTATGGCTATGTAATCGTAACCCTTTTAGAAACAAAAGTGAGAACCGTATTGATGAATAAGAATGAATCAGAAGAATTAATGTTAATGGACGGCAATAATACGATTCTATCCCATCAAGATCCACAACAAATTAATAATAAAGCAGCATTCGTTGCACAATTGAATCCTCGTCAGTCCTCACAAATAGTAGAATTGCAAGGTCAGAAATATGTCATAACACAAAAGGAATTAACCTTTAATGATTGGAAGCTGGTTTCGAAGGTTCCTTATAAACAAGCGACGTCTAATATTAATTCTATTTTTTCAAAAGTATTCATTTTGTTAGCGGTTTCTTTTGCCGTGTTCTTTGTGATACTGGCTTATCTAATGAGGCGTATTACGAAGCCGCTTCGTTACCTTGAACGTGTAGTACGAAAAGTTCAGGGGGGAGATTTGTCTGTTCGTTCTCAAGTAGAGAGTAAAGACGAAATCGGAGAGTTTTCTCAGTCATTAAATAATATGTTGGATCGCGTTAATATGATGATTACAGAAGTCAGCCATACCCATAAAAGAAAAAGAAAAGCTGAATTAGCGATGTTACAGGCGCAAATCAATCCGCATTTCTTATTTAATGTTTTAAATTCGATTCGTATGAAAGTATTCCGGTTTGGCGATAAGGAAAGTGCTGGTATGATTCAATCATTATCTAAACTTTTGCGATGGACGATTGATAATCAGGATGATCAGATATGCTTCCGTGATGAACTAGGTTTAATTCGGGACTATGTCAAACTGATGAATATGCGCCAAAAAAATAAAGTTACATTACTTATAGAATGTACGGACCAAACGAACGACCAAATGGTTCCGCGTTTTTTGTTACAACCGTTAATCGAAAATGCCATTATTCATGGTTTGAATCAAGGAGAAGGCGAAATTCGTATTGAAGCTGATGTAAATGACTATCAGTTTACTATATTGATTAGTGATAATGGTGCCGGAATGAGTGAGTCTGCATTAGCGCGTGTGAATAATACATTTGGAAATGCAACGAATAAGACACGAGCGGCAAGCCATTCTGGATTCTCCAGTATCGGTATGACAAATGTATATGAGCGATTGCAGCTTTCGTATCGCAAAAAGCCTGAAATGCTAGTGAAAAGCAAAGAATATGTAGGAACTACCATTGAAATCATTATTCCGTTAGGTGGTGAAGAGGATGTACAAGGTAATGTTAGTTGA
- a CDS encoding DUF2264 domain-containing protein encodes MDVLHHHSLHTKEDIAKLAESMWQPLDPYYDPYHSRIRVGQTAAAYPEHVAGLECFSRVLWGAAPLLKAKGEAALWPKHLEGIINGTDPSCDGYWGDIADYDQRIVEMAAFGYALCLAPAYVWEPLTSSQQENLVQWLRQVNQHKAHDCNWLFFAVIVNIGLKKVGAAYSQETIDQHLDRIDDFYIGDGWYQDGEVAHVDYYTPFAIHYYGLFYAKIMEKDDPERSQKYKQRAERFAEDFIHWFSADGRALPYGRSLTYRFAQASFWSAYAFAGLSNVPSGVVKGIIFNHLRYWSKQDIFLPDGTLSIGYQYPNVHMAENYNAPGSPYWGFKIFLILALADDHPFWEAEEKALSLSDEQVIQANASMVLVRDGAADHVAAFTTGYQHTNGHTHTSAKYEKFVYSNYFGFSVPRANFGLDQGAFDSMLAVSEQDNQYRVKQKIVEKRIEQDHIFIKWNPWHDVTIKTWLIPGLPWHVRIHQIETARPLDIADGGFSLGLSDQDVENKCEYGSAETGNGKVSALSLDKQGIAKCYFPNANTNIMEKRTVLPTIEASIEAGNHLFVHAFYGSPASEEQSSPPSLENNIVSIGQQTIALADLVGK; translated from the coding sequence ATGGATGTATTGCATCATCATTCATTACATACAAAAGAGGATATTGCCAAGTTAGCAGAATCAATGTGGCAGCCGTTAGATCCTTATTATGATCCATATCACTCAAGGATTCGAGTAGGGCAGACGGCAGCAGCATATCCAGAGCATGTCGCTGGTTTAGAATGTTTTTCTCGTGTGTTGTGGGGAGCGGCTCCACTATTAAAGGCAAAAGGAGAAGCAGCTTTATGGCCGAAACATTTAGAAGGAATAATTAATGGCACTGATCCTAGTTGTGATGGCTATTGGGGGGATATTGCCGATTATGATCAACGAATTGTGGAAATGGCAGCATTCGGATATGCGCTATGTCTGGCACCGGCATATGTCTGGGAGCCGCTTACAAGTTCACAGCAAGAAAATCTTGTTCAATGGTTGCGTCAAGTGAATCAGCACAAAGCGCATGATTGTAATTGGCTGTTTTTTGCCGTTATCGTGAATATCGGTTTAAAAAAAGTGGGAGCAGCATATAGCCAGGAAACGATCGATCAACATTTGGACAGAATTGATGATTTTTATATTGGCGATGGCTGGTATCAGGATGGAGAAGTCGCTCACGTCGATTACTATACACCATTCGCGATTCACTATTATGGATTGTTCTATGCCAAAATCATGGAAAAGGATGACCCTGAACGTTCACAGAAATATAAACAACGAGCGGAACGATTTGCAGAAGATTTCATTCACTGGTTCTCTGCTGATGGGCGTGCACTGCCTTATGGGCGAAGTTTAACTTACCGTTTTGCACAAGCATCCTTTTGGAGTGCATATGCTTTCGCAGGATTATCCAATGTACCATCTGGTGTTGTTAAAGGGATTATTTTTAATCATTTGCGCTATTGGAGCAAACAGGATATCTTTCTGCCAGATGGAACGTTGTCCATTGGATACCAATATCCTAATGTACATATGGCTGAAAATTATAATGCGCCAGGTTCACCGTATTGGGGGTTTAAAATTTTTTTGATTTTGGCGTTAGCAGATGATCACCCATTTTGGGAAGCGGAAGAAAAAGCATTATCTTTATCTGATGAACAGGTTATCCAGGCCAATGCCAGTATGGTGCTTGTCCGTGATGGAGCTGCAGATCATGTTGCCGCATTTACAACAGGATATCAGCATACGAATGGACACACGCACACATCAGCCAAATACGAGAAGTTTGTTTATTCTAATTACTTCGGTTTTAGTGTACCACGAGCCAATTTCGGACTCGATCAAGGTGCTTTTGACAGCATGCTTGCAGTAAGTGAGCAGGATAACCAGTATCGTGTGAAGCAAAAAATCGTGGAGAAACGAATCGAGCAGGATCATATATTTATCAAATGGAATCCTTGGCATGATGTTACGATCAAAACATGGCTGATACCCGGATTACCATGGCATGTGAGGATTCATCAAATTGAAACAGCAAGACCTTTAGATATCGCGGATGGTGGATTCTCGTTAGGGTTATCTGATCAAGATGTGGAGAATAAATGTGAGTATGGATCCGCAGAAACTGGCAATGGAAAAGTATCTGCACTTTCATTAGATAAACAAGGAATAGCGAAATGTTATTTTCCTAATGCCAATACAAATATAATGGAGAAACGAACCGTGCTTCCAACGATTGAAGCGTCGATAGAAGCAGGGAACCATTTATTCGTTCATGCCTTCTATGGTTCTCCTGCTTCTGAAGAGCAGTCTTCACCACCATCGCTGGAAAATAATATAGTATCTATCGGTCAACAAACAATAGCATTAGCGGATTTAGTTGGGAAATAA
- a CDS encoding carbohydrate ABC transporter permease: MASKQAASVEEWQQHDTSKNTKKSRIEKNESLAGLLFISPMFIGISVIVLFPIVATFILAFADWKFVTGIDQLQWVGFDNFRALLDDEKFIKSIINNAVFILTVPITMIIALLLAVIIDKNVYLKSYFKVAFFMPYISSVVAIAVVWQVLFHPSQGPINQVLMSLGIDNPPTWISDPNFALISLMTIHIWISIGFSLIVYIAGLQSIPKELYEAADIDGANSWYKFKSITFPMISPTSFFLLITGIIASFKVFDLIAVLTQGGPLNSTTMLVWHLYERAFLELDVGYASAIAVVLFLFVFLITIIQWIGQKKWVNY, translated from the coding sequence ATGGCGAGTAAACAAGCAGCATCCGTTGAGGAGTGGCAACAGCATGATACTTCCAAGAATACGAAAAAATCAAGAATCGAAAAAAATGAAAGCCTGGCAGGGCTGCTATTTATTTCACCGATGTTTATCGGTATCTCCGTTATCGTTCTGTTTCCGATTGTAGCAACTTTTATTCTAGCGTTTGCCGACTGGAAATTTGTCACAGGGATTGATCAGTTACAATGGGTAGGTTTTGATAACTTCCGTGCACTGCTAGACGATGAGAAGTTTATTAAATCGATCATAAACAATGCCGTTTTTATTCTGACTGTGCCGATTACAATGATCATTGCCTTATTATTAGCGGTGATTATTGATAAAAATGTTTACTTAAAAAGTTATTTTAAAGTAGCTTTCTTTATGCCGTATATTTCTAGTGTGGTGGCGATCGCAGTGGTATGGCAAGTGCTTTTTCATCCTTCACAGGGTCCGATTAATCAGGTGCTAATGTCATTGGGAATTGATAATCCGCCGACCTGGATTTCAGACCCTAATTTTGCACTAATTTCATTAATGACAATTCATATTTGGATTTCTATCGGTTTTAGTCTGATCGTCTATATTGCCGGATTGCAATCGATACCGAAAGAGCTCTATGAAGCGGCTGATATCGATGGTGCTAACAGCTGGTATAAGTTTAAAAGCATTACGTTTCCGATGATTTCACCGACATCTTTTTTTCTGTTAATTACCGGGATTATTGCATCGTTTAAAGTGTTTGATTTAATTGCTGTACTGACACAAGGTGGGCCGCTTAATTCTACGACCATGCTTGTCTGGCATCTATACGAAAGAGCATTTCTGGAACTGGATGTCGGTTATGCGTCAGCTATTGCTGTAGTCTTATTCCTATTTGTCTTTCTGATTACGATCATTCAATGGATCGGACAGAAAAAATGGGTCAATTATTAA
- a CDS encoding YesL family protein encodes MQFDTSGGIFKICEWLYRLALLQMIAIIFTLAGGIIFGIFPAITAMFALTGKWLAQEDFAITKAFWKAYKQHFVKSNLVGLAVLLTGTALYIDFALVQNFSGILYYLILSSSATVLVLASIVLLYVFGLMITFPDSKLIGLIKRAIQISTLFPLQTVWMGLSLISFLFICWVIPGIGFLFMGSGLACIAMYFSRFALTRIQSIQIPTARTSILKERGVIHGE; translated from the coding sequence ATGCAGTTTGATACATCTGGAGGAATATTCAAAATTTGTGAGTGGCTCTATCGCCTGGCGTTACTTCAAATGATCGCCATCATCTTTACATTGGCTGGAGGGATTATTTTTGGGATTTTCCCAGCAATTACAGCAATGTTCGCGTTAACTGGTAAATGGCTGGCGCAAGAGGATTTTGCAATCACAAAAGCATTCTGGAAAGCGTATAAGCAGCATTTTGTGAAAAGTAATCTAGTTGGACTGGCTGTGTTACTAACAGGAACAGCCTTATATATCGATTTTGCTTTAGTGCAAAATTTTTCAGGTATCCTTTATTACCTTATTCTTAGCAGCAGTGCGACCGTTCTTGTCTTGGCTTCAATCGTCTTGCTCTATGTGTTTGGTCTCATGATTACCTTTCCAGACAGTAAGCTTATTGGCCTTATCAAAAGAGCGATCCAGATTAGTACGCTGTTCCCATTACAAACGGTTTGGATGGGGTTATCTTTAATCAGTTTTCTATTTATTTGCTGGGTGATACCAGGGATTGGTTTTCTATTTATGGGCAGCGGCTTAGCTTGTATAGCTATGTACTTTAGTCGATTTGCTTTAACCAGAATTCAATCGATACAAATTCCAACAGCACGTACGTCTATTTTGAAAGAGAGAGGTGTTATCCATGGCGAGTAA
- a CDS encoding response regulator transcription factor, with protein sequence MYKVMLVDDDYPTIEFLSETIDWEALGMELLSTHENGLQAYESAKEEMPDILVTDIGMPKMDGIELTKKLKQMKDNLQVAIISCHNEFSYAQQALKLDVQDYILKESLNPDDLVDILLQCKQQLDRDITKLVEVKQLQHKVKMNSDIENQKLLRQLIQGSSKRFLEVLHKQTAYIPVQFSIMNFYKVKENYISEDTLQFAILNVLQEMTEQQQSQEMVCVHYEGNKGFVFYPYQVTIKHDSYGELRNLLKSLQEALKQFLEIDLTFLIGREAGAETLRPEILSLLRNETQLFYATSSAILTIDEQMERKAFNQEMFSYYQEVTSQLKQALFERSLTDFSRYLEKWIQFCMEKQFHPKVVKEWFLRMVLDVNMRLRTMPYLPSNYHVETLQEEVFVLHSIYELQEWLQDYAKKCLDETAQQLKNNYHKDVLEACYYVSHHLHKKLSLDEVAEHLYLNSSYFSRLFKKEMQVTFVEYVKQRKVERAKELLEVTDDSVGNICDQLGYDNQSYFIKVFKKLVGCTPLEFRGNKWNGVNAK encoded by the coding sequence ATGTACAAGGTAATGTTAGTTGATGATGATTACCCAACGATTGAATTTTTATCCGAAACAATTGATTGGGAAGCACTCGGAATGGAATTACTAAGCACACATGAGAATGGTCTTCAAGCCTATGAATCTGCCAAAGAAGAGATGCCAGATATATTAGTTACTGATATTGGAATGCCAAAGATGGACGGCATCGAATTGACGAAAAAGTTGAAACAAATGAAAGATAACTTACAAGTTGCTATCATTTCCTGTCATAACGAATTTTCGTATGCTCAGCAAGCATTAAAATTAGATGTACAAGATTATATATTAAAAGAATCGCTTAACCCCGATGATTTGGTAGACATTTTATTACAATGTAAACAACAATTAGATCGTGATATTACGAAGTTAGTAGAAGTAAAACAGTTACAGCATAAAGTGAAAATGAATTCGGACATCGAAAATCAAAAGCTGCTACGACAATTAATTCAGGGATCTTCTAAACGGTTTTTAGAAGTTTTACACAAACAGACCGCTTATATCCCAGTTCAATTTTCGATCATGAATTTCTACAAAGTAAAAGAAAATTATATATCAGAAGATACTTTGCAATTCGCGATTTTAAATGTGTTACAGGAAATGACAGAACAGCAGCAAAGTCAGGAGATGGTTTGTGTCCATTATGAGGGTAACAAAGGTTTTGTTTTTTATCCCTATCAAGTCACCATTAAGCACGACAGTTATGGTGAACTACGGAATTTGTTGAAATCATTACAAGAAGCGTTAAAACAATTCTTGGAAATAGATCTTACCTTTTTAATAGGTCGTGAAGCAGGAGCGGAGACGCTGAGACCAGAAATATTATCCTTATTGCGCAATGAAACACAATTGTTCTATGCCACATCAAGCGCCATTTTAACCATTGATGAGCAGATGGAAAGGAAGGCTTTCAACCAGGAAATGTTCTCTTATTATCAAGAGGTTACTTCTCAATTGAAGCAAGCTTTGTTTGAAAGAAGCCTGACTGATTTTTCTCGCTATTTGGAGAAATGGATCCAGTTTTGTATGGAGAAGCAATTTCATCCTAAAGTAGTAAAGGAATGGTTCTTACGCATGGTGCTGGATGTCAATATGCGATTACGAACGATGCCTTATTTACCTTCCAATTATCATGTGGAAACCTTACAGGAGGAGGTGTTTGTCCTTCATTCCATCTATGAATTACAAGAGTGGCTGCAAGACTATGCCAAGAAATGCCTGGATGAAACCGCGCAGCAATTGAAGAATAATTATCATAAAGATGTGCTGGAAGCTTGCTATTATGTGTCTCATCATTTGCACAAAAAGCTTTCATTGGATGAAGTGGCAGAACATCTTTATTTAAATTCAAGCTATTTCAGCAGGTTATTCAAGAAAGAAATGCAAGTAACTTTTGTTGAATATGTCAAACAGCGCAAGGTAGAGCGGGCAAAAGAGTTGTTAGAAGTAACGGATGATTCCGTCGGTAATATTTGTGATCAGTTGGGTTATGACAATCAGAGCTATTTTATAAAAGTCTTTAAGAAGCTGGTAGGCTGTACGCCACTGGAATTCAGAGGAAATAAATGGAATGGGGTAAATGCTAAATGA